The following are encoded in a window of Bacillus sp. 2205SS5-2 genomic DNA:
- the mutM gene encoding DNA-formamidopyrimidine glycosylase, which produces MPELPEVETVKRTLKELVVGKTIHSVSVFWPKIIKKPEEIEQFKEALVEERIENVRRRGKFLLIDTDHYTLVSHLRMEGKYGVYQEEEELAPHTHIIFHFTDATALRYRDVRKFGTMHLFVKGKEQESLPLSKLGPEPFSSEFTSEFLAEKLSKTERAVKAALLDQSIFVGLGNIYVDEALFRAGIHPDRKGKSIHNQEVPTLHKAIVETLGEAVEKGGSTIRSYVNSQGKIGTFQNELYVYGRKDESCRQCGNSIEKKVTAGRGTHFCPHCQE; this is translated from the coding sequence TTGCCTGAGTTACCAGAAGTAGAAACGGTCAAACGAACGCTAAAGGAATTGGTAGTAGGAAAGACCATTCATTCGGTCTCCGTTTTCTGGCCGAAAATCATCAAGAAACCCGAAGAAATTGAGCAATTTAAAGAAGCGTTAGTTGAAGAGCGAATTGAAAATGTCAGAAGAAGAGGGAAGTTTCTTTTGATAGATACGGATCATTACACACTTGTTTCACATTTAAGAATGGAAGGTAAGTATGGCGTGTACCAAGAAGAGGAAGAACTTGCTCCACATACACATATTATTTTTCATTTCACGGATGCTACAGCTCTACGATATAGAGACGTCAGGAAATTTGGCACAATGCACTTGTTCGTCAAAGGCAAAGAGCAAGAGAGTTTGCCGTTATCTAAGCTAGGTCCTGAGCCCTTCTCCTCTGAATTCACTAGTGAATTTCTTGCAGAGAAATTAAGCAAAACAGAAAGAGCGGTTAAAGCTGCCTTGCTTGATCAATCGATTTTTGTGGGGCTAGGAAATATTTATGTGGACGAAGCGTTGTTTCGTGCAGGAATTCACCCGGATCGAAAAGGAAAATCCATTCATAATCAGGAAGTTCCAACCCTTCATAAAGCCATTGTTGAAACACTTGGAGAAGCTGTTGAGAAGGGTGGAAGCACGATAAGGTCTTATGTGAATAGTCAAGGAAAAATAGGTACCTTTCAAAATGAACTGTATGTTTACGGTCGAAAAGATGAATCTTGCAGGCAGTGCGGAAATTCAATTGAGAAAAAAGTTACCGCTGGCCGTGGGACGCATTTTTGCCCTCATTGCCAAGAGTAA
- the ytaF gene encoding sporulation membrane protein YtaF, translated as MSSYVSLLLLAFAVSLDSFSTGLTYGLRKMGMPLKSILIISFCSAGSLLAAMSLGQMLQDVLSIEWAGRIGGFILILLGIWVIYQFFQPEKKVDQDDTILNVEIKSLGVVIQILRRPLSADIDRSGTITGIEALLLGVALSLDAFGAGIGAALLGFSPFFLAICVVFMSVTFLSSGLKLGKLFSHLQWIQRMSFLPGLILIFIGLLRF; from the coding sequence ATGAGCAGCTATGTCTCCTTGTTGTTACTTGCCTTTGCCGTTAGTTTAGATAGCTTTAGCACGGGACTTACGTATGGACTGCGTAAAATGGGAATGCCACTGAAGTCTATTTTAATTATCTCCTTTTGTTCTGCGGGCTCATTATTAGCTGCGATGTCACTGGGACAAATGCTCCAAGATGTATTGTCGATAGAGTGGGCAGGTCGAATTGGGGGGTTCATATTAATTCTTTTGGGAATTTGGGTGATTTATCAATTCTTTCAGCCGGAAAAAAAAGTCGATCAAGATGACACAATTTTAAATGTGGAGATTAAATCGTTAGGAGTAGTCATTCAAATCTTGCGGCGACCTCTATCCGCCGATATTGACCGTTCTGGAACGATTACAGGTATAGAAGCCTTATTGTTGGGAGTCGCGCTCTCTCTTGATGCATTCGGAGCAGGAATTGGGGCCGCTTTGCTCGGTTTTTCACCGTTTTTTCTCGCTATATGTGTCGTTTTCATGAGTGTGACGTTTTTGTCCTCAGGCCTAAAATTGGGAAAACTATTTTCGCATCTTCAATGGATTCAGCGGATGTCTTTTTTACCTGGTTTAATCTTAATATTTATTGGATTATTACGCTTTTAG
- the coaE gene encoding dephospho-CoA kinase (Dephospho-CoA kinase (CoaE) performs the final step in coenzyme A biosynthesis.) yields MGIIIGLTGGIASGKSTVSTILKERQFTIIDADVAARKVAQPGEEAYNEIVKEFGSEILLANQEIDRQMLGEVIFHDEEKRRKLNSIVHPAVRKEMLKDKEEAIENGKNTIFMDIPLLFESNLSWMVEKVIVVYVDQETQLSRLMKRNYLSEEEANARIASQMSLEDKVEKADAIINNIFSLERTEEQVKELISSWGLSP; encoded by the coding sequence GTGGGAATTATTATTGGATTAACAGGTGGAATCGCTAGTGGAAAAAGCACGGTGTCTACTATTTTGAAAGAACGACAATTCACTATCATTGACGCAGATGTTGCAGCAAGAAAAGTGGCGCAGCCAGGTGAAGAAGCGTATAACGAAATTGTGAAAGAATTTGGGAGTGAAATTCTTCTAGCAAATCAAGAAATAGATCGCCAAATGCTTGGAGAAGTGATCTTTCATGATGAAGAAAAAAGAAGAAAGCTTAACTCCATTGTTCATCCTGCGGTTAGGAAGGAAATGCTAAAAGACAAAGAGGAAGCTATTGAAAATGGGAAAAATACGATTTTCATGGACATTCCACTCCTTTTTGAAAGTAATCTTTCGTGGATGGTGGAAAAGGTTATTGTTGTATATGTCGATCAAGAGACACAGCTTTCTAGATTAATGAAGCGAAATTACCTCTCTGAAGAAGAAGCGAATGCGAGAATAGCCTCACAAATGTCATTAGAGGACAAAGTAGAGAAAGCAGATGCTATCATCAATAATATTTTCTCTTTGGAGAGAACAGAAGAGCAGGTGAAAGAACTGATTTCATCTTGGGGATTGTCTCCTTAA
- a CDS encoding glyceraldehyde-3-phosphate dehydrogenase, protein MKAKIAINGFGRIGRMVFRKAILEKKFNIVAINASYPAETLAHLIKYDTNHGIFDGEVLVEENTLIVNGHRVKLLNNRNPEQLPWGDLGIDIVIEATGKFNARDKAALHVQAGAKKVILTAPGKQEDITVVMGVNESALNMEKHTIISNASCTTNCLAPVVKVLDDQFGIENGLMTTVHAYTNDQNNIDNPHKDLRRARGCAQSIIPTTTGAAKALSLVLPHLKGRLHGMALRVPTPNVSLVDLVVDVKEDVTVEMINDAFKSASKGMFNGIIEFTTEPLVSVDFNTNPHSAIIDGLTTMVIDDRKVKVLAWYDNEWGYSCRVVDLAKHVVCLMNKEVRMKIS, encoded by the coding sequence ATGAAGGCAAAAATTGCAATCAATGGGTTTGGCCGTATCGGCAGAATGGTTTTTAGAAAGGCCATTTTGGAAAAAAAATTTAATATAGTAGCGATTAACGCAAGCTATCCCGCTGAAACTTTAGCTCATTTAATCAAATATGATACGAATCATGGTATCTTCGATGGGGAAGTCCTTGTGGAAGAGAATACCTTGATTGTTAATGGTCATAGAGTGAAGTTACTAAACAACCGAAATCCAGAACAATTACCATGGGGAGACCTTGGGATTGATATTGTTATTGAAGCAACCGGTAAATTTAATGCAAGAGATAAAGCGGCTTTGCATGTACAAGCTGGAGCTAAAAAGGTCATCCTGACAGCACCGGGTAAACAAGAAGATATTACAGTTGTGATGGGCGTAAATGAAAGCGCATTAAATATGGAAAAACACACGATTATTTCGAATGCGTCTTGTACAACGAACTGTTTAGCTCCCGTTGTAAAAGTCCTTGATGATCAATTCGGCATTGAGAATGGCTTAATGACAACAGTTCATGCTTATACGAATGATCAAAATAATATAGATAATCCGCACAAAGATTTACGTAGAGCAAGAGGTTGTGCTCAATCGATTATTCCAACGACAACGGGTGCAGCGAAAGCGCTATCACTTGTTTTGCCGCATCTAAAAGGAAGGTTGCATGGAATGGCACTTCGGGTACCAACACCGAATGTTTCTCTTGTTGACTTAGTCGTGGATGTTAAAGAAGACGTTACGGTCGAGATGATCAATGATGCATTTAAATCCGCATCGAAAGGCATGTTTAATGGCATTATTGAATTTACAACCGAGCCGCTTGTTTCCGTAGATTTTAATACGAATCCACACTCAGCAATTATAGACGGTTTAACAACAATGGTAATAGATGATCGTAAAGTGAAAGTATTAGCTTGGTATGATAATGAATGGGGCTATTCTTGTAGAGTTGTCGACTTGGCAAAACACGTTGTATGCTTAATGAATAAAGAAGTCCGAATGAAAATTAGCTGA